Part of the Sphingobium lignivorans genome is shown below.
CCCCGTCCGAGAAGATGGTCTGGACATGGACCTTGGGGTCCCCCTGCGCGAACATGCCGCGCACCGGCGCCAGAAAATCATCGATGATCTGGTTGCCCCGGTAGGATCCGGCGCCGGGAATGTCCTTCACCATCGGCTCCCAGACGCTGTCCTCGTCGAGAAAGGGCCGCAGCCGGTCGAGATCCCCGCTCGACAGTGCCTCGAAGAAATCGAGCGCCAGTTGCTCATTGGCATTTTTCGCGGTCACGCTCATTGGGGCGGCACTCCCGTCTCTTCGATGCTCGGCACGGGAATCGCGGGCACATGGCCACCCTGATAGAGCGCGACGTTGCCGATGCGGGATTTGAACTTCCAGCCGTTCCCGGTCTTCACGAACAGATCGTCGAACGAACCGATGAACACCCCCTCGCCCTCGCGCGGCCATGGCGCATCCGGATCGGCGGCGGACATCATGGTGACATAGCTGTTGCCCTTCGCTTCCGTCGGCGAGAGCACGGTGATGAGGATATTGGTCATCACATGGCGCGTGAGGCGCGCCTTGCGGTCCCGGAAGATGGCGTGGACCTTGTCCCTGCCATAATAAGGATGGGCGGGATCGAGCGGCCGGGCAAAGACGCAATCCTCAACGAACAGCCCGGCCAGCGCCTCATGATCCAGGTCATCGTTGAACTTCGCGAATTCGAGGACGAGCCGGGCGCAGGCCCGCTCGATCTCCGCGACCTCGGCAGCGTTCATCCCTTGCCTCCCTTTGCCTTGGGCTTCGCGGCCTTGCTTCCCTTGCCCTTGGCGCCGGACTTGCCCGGTTTCTCCGCATCGATTTCGGCAAAGGCCTCCCCGGCGATACGGAAGCTGTCGACTGCTGCGGGCACGCCGCCATAGATCGCGACCTGAAGCAGCACTTCGCGGATCTCTTCCCGGCTGAGGCCATTGTTGAGCGCGCCGCGCACATGGGCCTTGAGTTCGTGGGAGCGATTGAGGATCGCGATCATGCCCAGGTTGAGGAGGCTGCGGTCCCGCCGGGAGAGCCCCTCACGCCCCCAGACTTCGCCCCAGCAATATTGCGTGACCAGTTCCTGCAACGGCTTGTTGAACGCGTTCATGTTGGCCAGCGCGCGGTCGACATAAGCGTCGCCCAGCACCGACCGGCGAATATCGAGCCCCTTGTCGAACATGTCCTTGTCCATCAGTCGGTCCCTTCAAAGCGCGGAATAGAGAGCATCGATCAGGCGCCGGGCACGCGGCCCGTTGTCGCCCACCGAGTGAAGCTTGTTGCAGCAATAAGAGAAGCCGATCCGCGCATCCGGATCGCCAAAGCCGATCGAGCCGCCGATTCCATGATGGCCAAAGCTGCGCGGGTTCGGCCCCATATAGACCGCTTCCGGCGTGTTCAGCAGCACCCCGAGCGCCTGATGATAAGGCCGCTCCTGCAGCAGCTCGGTCTGGTTGTGCTGTTCCTCGATCATTCGCTCCAGGCCATCCCGGCTCAGGAGCGTGAGCCCGTCGATCTCGCCCGGGTCCACCACCGCGCCGTAGATGCGCGCAACGCCGCGCGCATTGCCGTGGCCATTGCCGCTGGCGATCTCCACTTCGCGCCAGAGCGGCTTGTTGAGCGTGACATGCCAGGGCTCATCCGGGTTCTGGCGGAACGCGAGGGGACGCAGCACCTCCCCGGTCCATTCCGGATCGGCCGTCAGTTCGACATCCTTGGCGGCGAACAGGCGCGCATTCATGTTGGGCATGATCTCGGCCACGGTCGCCTGCTCGGCCGCACTCATCCCGCCGATCCAGTATTCCGCGCCCAGCGGCTGCGCGATCTCCCGGCGCAGGAAAGGGCCAACGGTAAGCCCGCTCACGCGCCGCATCACCTCGCCCAGCAGATAGCCCTGATTGTGGACATGATAGGCGGCCCGCGTCCCCGGCTGCCAGAGCGGCGTCTGCACTTCCAGCGCCTTCACATAGGCTTCCCGGTCGAACATGCCGCCGGGATACATGGGATCGTCCGTGAGCACGGGGATCGCCGCGCGATGATCGAGCAGCCAGCGGACAAGGATCTTCTCCTTGCCGTTCTGCCCGAACTCGGGCCAGTAATCGGCCACCGGACGGTCGATGTCGATGAGGCCGCGATCGACCAGCATGTTGAACGCGATGCCGGTGATGCCCTTGGCGACGCTCATCATGCAGACCGTGCTGTGGGCATCCCATCCGGTGGTCATCGCGCCGTCGCGCCAGCCGCCCCAGAGATCGACGACGGTCTTGCCATCGATCACGACGGAACAGCCGGCGCCGATCTCCTCTTCCTGCCGGAAATTGTCGCCAAACGCCCGCAGCACCGGCTCGAAGCCATTCGCGACGAATCCCTCGATCGCGAACTGCGCACCCCGCGCGTGGATGTTCTCGTTGACCTGCACGCTCTCTCCTTCCGACGCCAGCGTCGTCGCTTCTAGGCCCGTCCACCCCGTCCCGGCTTGGGTCCGAGCGAAAGGCGCTTGTCGGTCCGCGAACGGCTCATGCCGGCCGCTCCGGGTCGAGCCCGGCATCCGCCTCGACTACCTTGGCCATGGCTGTGAAGTCCGCGTCCGGCCCGACTTCCTCGAGCACCCGGCCCAGCAGGTCCCGCACCTGTGCACCGAGCGCCAGATGCACGCCCAGCGCTTCCGCTTCCTCGACGCACAGGCGCATGTCCTTGTGGCTCAACGCGGCGGCGAACCCGAAGTCGAAGGTCCGCGGGAGGACAGCGCGCGGCCATTTGTCGCGGGTGGCGCTGTTGACCCCGGTCGACTGGTTCAGCACGTCGATCATCCGGGCGGGGTCCAGCCCGGCCTTGATGCCCATCGTCATGCCTTCCGCAGTCACCGCGATGGCAACGGCCCCCAGCAGATTGTTGATGAGCTTCATCGTCTGCCCCGCACCGGGGGCCTCGCCCATGTAGAACAGTTTACCGAAATGGCTGAGGACAGGCTCGACCTGGGGCCATGACGCTTCCGGACCGCTTGCCATGAGCGAGAGCCGGCCGTCGCGCGCGCCCGCAACGCCACCGGAGACCGGCGCGTCGAAGCTGGCAATGCCGTTCGCGGCAAGCCCCGCGTCGAGGCGCTTGGCCATGGCCGGGCCGGATGTCGAGAGATCGACGACGATCTCCACCGCCCGTCCGTCCGCCACGCCATTGGGGCCAAGCAGGACTTCATGCACGATATCCGGCGTCGGCAGGCTGACCAGCACGATCTGCGCCGCATGCGCCACGTCGAGCGCGCTGTCGGCGGCCTCCGCCCCCTGCGCGGCCATGGCGCGGACGGCATCTGTCGAGACGTCATGGACGATGACAGGCAGGCCCGCCGCGCAGAGCCGCGCGCACATGCCCGCGCCCATGCGCCCGAGGCCAATGAAACCGATGCTGCTCAATCGAAATCTCCAATGGGTTTGCGCGGCGGCAGGTCCACGCGCGCGACATCCGGCGCTTCCCCGGCCGGAAACGCGGCCAGAACCAGCGGATCATGGCCGGGAATGATATGGTCGAGCCCCGGCACGAGCGCCCGCAGGCGCGCATGCGCGGCCAGATAGGCCGGCACGTCCACGACGATCGGAAAGGGCGTCTCGCGCAGCAAATTGGCATAGAGATGCGCCACGTCCGAGGCGAGGATCACAGGGCCGCGCGCCGTGCTCACTTCCACCGCCTGAAGCCCTGCCGTGTGCCCCGGCAGCAGCCGCAGGCTGACGCCTGGTGCCACCGCCGCATCGCCATCGTGAAAGACCAGCCGGTCGCCAAACAGCAGATGCACCATCTCCGCCACCGGCCCGGCATCGAACGGCGCGCGCACATGGCCATGGGTCATGGCCCGTCCGGTTGCGAACGCCATTTCCCTGTCCTGCACATGGAAACGCGCGTTCGGGAAGAGCCCGAGCGACCCGGCATGGTCATAGTGGAGATGCGTGAGGATCACGTCTTCGACAGAGGCCGGATCGATCCCGATGGCGCGCAGCCCGTCTTCCACCGGCCGGATCATC
Proteins encoded:
- a CDS encoding NAD(P)-dependent oxidoreductase, which produces MSSIGFIGLGRMGAGMCARLCAAGLPVIVHDVSTDAVRAMAAQGAEAADSALDVAHAAQIVLVSLPTPDIVHEVLLGPNGVADGRAVEIVVDLSTSGPAMAKRLDAGLAANGIASFDAPVSGGVAGARDGRLSLMASGPEASWPQVEPVLSHFGKLFYMGEAPGAGQTMKLINNLLGAVAIAVTAEGMTMGIKAGLDPARMIDVLNQSTGVNSATRDKWPRAVLPRTFDFGFAAALSHKDMRLCVEEAEALGVHLALGAQVRDLLGRVLEEVGPDADFTAMAKVVEADAGLDPERPA
- a CDS encoding nuclear transport factor 2 family protein codes for the protein MNAAEVAEIERACARLVLEFAKFNDDLDHEALAGLFVEDCVFARPLDPAHPYYGRDKVHAIFRDRKARLTRHVMTNILITVLSPTEAKGNSYVTMMSAADPDAPWPREGEGVFIGSFDDLFVKTGNGWKFKSRIGNVALYQGGHVPAIPVPSIEETGVPPQ
- the pcaC gene encoding 4-carboxymuconolactone decarboxylase, giving the protein MDKDMFDKGLDIRRSVLGDAYVDRALANMNAFNKPLQELVTQYCWGEVWGREGLSRRDRSLLNLGMIAILNRSHELKAHVRGALNNGLSREEIREVLLQVAIYGGVPAAVDSFRIAGEAFAEIDAEKPGKSGAKGKGSKAAKPKAKGGKG
- a CDS encoding nuclear transport factor 2 family protein, with the translated sequence MSVTAKNANEQLALDFFEALSSGDLDRLRPFLDEDSVWEPMVKDIPGAGSYRGNQIIDDFLAPVRGMFAQGDPKVHVQTIFSDGDFVAVESYSDGKLQDGRTYHNRYSWVFRMNNGKIGYLHEYMDSHYVARLFGL
- a CDS encoding serine hydrolase; its protein translation is MQVNENIHARGAQFAIEGFVANGFEPVLRAFGDNFRQEEEIGAGCSVVIDGKTVVDLWGGWRDGAMTTGWDAHSTVCMMSVAKGITGIAFNMLVDRGLIDIDRPVADYWPEFGQNGKEKILVRWLLDHRAAIPVLTDDPMYPGGMFDREAYVKALEVQTPLWQPGTRAAYHVHNQGYLLGEVMRRVSGLTVGPFLRREIAQPLGAEYWIGGMSAAEQATVAEIMPNMNARLFAAKDVELTADPEWTGEVLRPLAFRQNPDEPWHVTLNKPLWREVEIASGNGHGNARGVARIYGAVVDPGEIDGLTLLSRDGLERMIEEQHNQTELLQERPYHQALGVLLNTPEAVYMGPNPRSFGHHGIGGSIGFGDPDARIGFSYCCNKLHSVGDNGPRARRLIDALYSAL
- a CDS encoding N-acyl homoserine lactonase family protein, with protein sequence MTHAPHHRIHTIRYARHERPARENFLGGGADDHAAMMPLDYFVWVIEHDDMAPLLVDTGFGAEAAARRGRTMIRPVEDGLRAIGIDPASVEDVILTHLHYDHAGSLGLFPNARFHVQDREMAFATGRAMTHGHVRAPFDAGPVAEMVHLLFGDRLVFHDGDAAVAPGVSLRLLPGHTAGLQAVEVSTARGPVILASDVAHLYANLLRETPFPIVVDVPAYLAAHARLRALVPGLDHIIPGHDPLVLAAFPAGEAPDVARVDLPPRKPIGDFD